The following are from one region of the Chloroflexota bacterium genome:
- the rbsK gene encoding ribokinase, translated as MAHIVVVGSANTDMVLRCDRLPRAGETVLGGDFTMAQGGKGANQAVAVARLGMPITFVTRLGRDTMGNRAEASYLNEGIQCDYISRDDTAASGVALIMVDASGENLIGVAPGANGTLAPEHIAQAESAMRAANVLLVQLEIPLDTVRAAVQLACKWNTRVILNPAPARDLPSDLIADVILTPNEHELAQITGIAEAELAAKHLIAQGARAVIVTLGERGALLVTAMQARRIPSFPVNVVDTTAAGDAFNGGLAVALARGDDLPDAVRYASAVGALAVTQFGAQPSLPTAAQVAKLLSEASAAQ; from the coding sequence ATGGCACATATCGTCGTCGTCGGGAGCGCGAACACCGACATGGTTTTGCGATGCGACCGTTTGCCGCGCGCAGGCGAAACCGTCCTGGGTGGTGATTTCACGATGGCGCAGGGCGGCAAGGGCGCGAACCAAGCCGTCGCCGTGGCGCGCCTGGGTATGCCGATCACATTCGTCACGCGCCTGGGTCGCGATACGATGGGTAATCGCGCGGAAGCGAGTTATCTGAACGAAGGCATTCAGTGCGACTATATTTCGCGCGATGATACTGCCGCGTCCGGCGTCGCGCTGATCATGGTGGACGCGTCCGGCGAAAATCTCATCGGCGTTGCGCCGGGCGCGAACGGCACGCTCGCGCCGGAGCACATCGCGCAAGCCGAATCCGCGATGCGCGCGGCGAATGTGTTGCTCGTCCAATTGGAGATTCCGCTCGACACGGTTCGCGCGGCGGTGCAACTCGCGTGTAAGTGGAACACGCGCGTGATTCTCAATCCCGCGCCCGCGCGCGACCTGCCCAGCGACTTGATCGCCGATGTCATTCTCACCCCGAACGAGCACGAACTCGCGCAAATCACCGGCATCGCGGAGGCGGAACTTGCGGCGAAGCATTTGATCGCGCAAGGCGCGCGCGCGGTGATCGTGACGCTGGGCGAGCGCGGCGCGTTGTTGGTGACCGCGATGCAAGCGCGGCGCATTCCCAGTTTTCCGGTCAACGTGGTGGACACGACCGCGGCGGGCGACGCGTTCAACGGCGGACTCGCGGTTGCGCTCGCGCGCGGGGATGATTTGCCGGACGCGGTGCGGTACGCGAGCGCGGTCGGCGCGCTTGCCGTCACGCAATTCGGCGCGCAACCGTCACTGCCGACCGCCGCCCAAGTCGCCAAATTACTGAGCGAGGCAAGCGCCGCGCAATGA